DNA sequence from the Parasphingorhabdus cellanae genome:
TGGAAACAAGAGGCGAGCAAATCATGCTGGTGCGCGTCCGTGACAATCAGCTGTGGTATCTGCCCGGCGGAACGATTGAGGCGGACGAAACCGCGGAACAAGCGCTTTTGCGCGAAATCGATGAAGAGCTGGGCGTCGCGATTGATCGGGACACCGTAACATTTGACCGGCGTGTCGTCGGACCCGCGCTGGGACGCGATGGAGCTGTGGAGCTGAATTGCTATAAAGCGCGTTGGATTGGTGATGTCAGGCCACGGGCCGAGATATCCGAGGTCGCTTTTATCGACTATCGACAGACGGAAA
Encoded proteins:
- a CDS encoding NUDIX hydrolase, with product MIRCACLLETRGEQIMLVRVRDNQLWYLPGGTIEADETAEQALLREIDEELGVAIDRDTVTFDRRVVGPALGRDGAVELNCYKARWIGDVRPRAEISEVAFIDYRQTEKMAPAIKLLVDELQQGQQS